A region from the Coffea eugenioides isolate CCC68of chromosome 9, Ceug_1.0, whole genome shotgun sequence genome encodes:
- the LOC113782847 gene encoding protein CHAPERONE-LIKE PROTEIN OF POR1, chloroplastic — protein MVASTLSVRPDRTIIGHNPAGPARPRPHLSSAHVAPRNHDRPRWSALFSLNRRLLAAAPQAGSRADDSAPFEMSLESALKVLGISEGASFEDIVRAKNSILASSNDDKETIAKVEAAYDMLLMQSLSQRRAGKVVSSSIRYADVKPVSAPKLGPMPQWLKNSVSVEAPSTGDLGIQAGVYGALMVLTYVNGASSSAAPYAGADVPGLILASSFGASLYFITKKNVKIGKATLFTIGGLVAGAVVGSTVENWLQVDIVPFLGINSPATVVSEFVLLSQFLVSLYLR, from the exons ATGGTGGCCTCAACTCTCTCGGTCCGGCCAGACCGTACGATCATTGGTCATAATCCGGCTGGCCCAGCCCGGCCTAGACCCCACCTGAGCTCAGCCCATGTTGCCCCCAGGAACCATGATCGTCCAAGATGGTCTGCACTCTTCTCCCTTAATCGCCGCTTGCTAGCTGCAGCTCCGCAAGCTGGCTCCAGAGCCGACGACTCAGCTCCTTTCGAGATGTCCCTGGAGAGTGCCTTGAAAGTTTTGGGCATCTCAGAAGGAGCTTCTTTTGAGGATATTGTCCGAGCCAAGAATTCGATTCTTGCCTCTTCCAATGATGACAAAGAAACTATTGCCAAG GTAGAGGCTGCATATGATATGCTGCTAATGCAGAGTTTATCACAGCGAAGAGCGGGAAAAGTTGTAAGCAGCAGCATCCGCTATGCTGATGTTAAGCCTGTAAGTGCTCCTAAGCTGGGACCAATGCCCCAGTGGCTGAAAAATTCAGTCTCTGTTGAAGCGCCTTCAACTGGAGATTTAGGCATACAAGCAGGAGTGTATGGAGCTTTAATGGTCTTAACCTATGTAAATGGAGCCTCATCATCTGCAGCACCATATGCTGGAGCTGATGTCCCTGGACTTATTCTAGCATCGAGTTTTGGGGCATCCTTATACTTCATAACAaagaaaaatgtcaaaatag GGAAGGCTACTCTATTTACAATTGGAGGGCTGGTGGCCGGTGCCGTGGTTGGCTCAACAGTTGAGAACTGGTTGCAAGTCGACATTGTCCCCTTCCTGGGCATAAATTCTCCTGCCACTGTTGTGAGCGAATTTGTGCTTCTCTCTCAGTTTTTGGTGTCCTTGTACTTAAGATAG